The DNA region GTGCAGACCGGGGTGGCCGTTTTGACCATCTCGCGCGGCACCGGGCCATCGAAGCACACGTACTGGACCGGCTACTGGTCGGCTGCCGTAAGCTAATCAGGGCTGGTGAAGGAGGAAGGGCCGCGCCATCCGGCGCGGCCTTCCGCTGGTTTCCGCGCATGGCCGGCATCTAACCGGTTGACTACTATGCCGACGATTCCGAACACCGACTTCCAGCTCGCGCACTAGTCCGGCCGCCCTTGTTTGCGTGAGGCTGGATTGACGGATACTCTTAAGGCGTGACCAGTCCTGACTCTCTCTCGGACCGCGACGCGGCGCTTGTCGCCCAAGTCGCGCGCGGGGATGAAGCCGCGTTCGAGGAGCTGGTCGGAAGGCATCAGCATTCCGTGTTCAACACCATCCACCGTTATGTCGGTGACCGCAGCGCGGCCGACGACATTGCCCAGGAAGTCTTCGTCATCGTCTGGAACAAGGCGGGCACGTTCAAGGGCAAGTCGTCGTTCGCAACGTGGCTGTATCGGATCGTCGTGAACCAGTGCTTGCAGTTCCGCCGCCGCCGACAGCGAAGGCCCGCGGCAGTCTCGATTGACGCCATGGACGCGGAAAGCCCGCCAGACGCGCTGCAGGTCGGAGACGGCCGCGAGCAGGCGGAGAGAACCGCCGCAGTAAGGCGGGCGCTGGCCGAGTTGCCTGACCGGCAGCGGATCGCCCTCGTGCTATCACACTATGAGGGACACACCTACACTGAAATTGCGGAGATGATGGGTACGTCGGTGCCGTCGGTCGAGTCGCTCATATTCAGGGCCAAGGACGAACTGCGGCGCAAGCTCATTGGCCTTCGGAGCAGACCATGAAGCAAAGTCCGAACGCCGAAGTGCGAATGTCGAAGTACAGGCAGCAGATGATACTCGCGCGCGCAAGTATTCGCATGTCACTGGCATCTAACAAGGCAGGTAGATGATGAACTGTTCAGATGTCCGCAAGAAACTGGCCGCCTTCAGCGATGGCGGCCTAGACCCGGCGGCCAAAGAGCTGGTTTCCCGGCACTTGGATTCGTGTCCCGGCTGCCGGGAGGAACTCGTCCAGTTGCAGCAGCTCGATTCCGAGCTCGACCGGTTCGCCGCAGTCGAGCCCGAACCGTATTTCTCGACGCGGGTCAGGCAACGGATTGCCGCCCGGCAGGCACATCGACGGTCGCCGTGGTTTGGCCGCGTGCTGGTACCAACCGGAGCCGTCGGAGCGATCTTGTTTGCTGCCTTGGTGGGAACCAGCCTGGGCAAGACCGTGTATGGTTGGAGAACATCGGCGCGGACGACAACGCAAGTCGCCGGAACCAGCCTTTCCGTGCTCGATGTGCCGGAGAGCGGGTCCCTCGCTCAGTTCAGCGAGCGGCTTTTCCCGGGAGGTGGAAATGAATAGGAAGTTGCTCGTCGTCGGCCTCGTGGTCTCGGTGTTGATAAACCTCGTGGCGATTTTCACGTTCGGTTCCTTCTGGCGTGAGGAATCACGCCGCAGGCATGGTCCGCCGCCCGCGCCCGCAGCCGGCAATCCGCAGCAATCGTTGGGCGCACTGAAAGAAAGATTCCAGCTCACCGACGCGCAGATGGACACGATGCGCGCCCTCTTTGAGTTCCGACGTACGACCCAGCGGCCGGTGCGCGACCGGCTGGAGGCACAGCAGGCAGAGATACTCAGGCTCCTGCAGGAACCGGAACTCAACCAGGCCCGCGTGGACTCGCTGCTGCAGGGCGTCATTGCCGCCCAGGATTCGCTCGAAGCCGGGGCGCTGGGAGTGATGTTGCGCATGAGGAACGCCCTGACACCTGAGCAGCGTCTCCGTCTGCCGGAGTTGTTCCGCGACCTGCAGCAGGCCGGGCAGCAGCCGCAGAGCGGCTCTCGTCCCGGTCCGGATAAGGAACCGGGCAAAGGTCCTCGCCCCGGGCCAGGGGGAGAACCTCGGCCCGGCCAAATGCCTTCAGAAGGACCGGGCCCCGGCCAGCCGCCGCCCGCAGGCCCTGGTCACAAGTAGAACGACATCGCATTGAGCCGGCACGTCGCTGCTCGAATCGCCGCGATACTGGCTCTTGCGCTCGTCCTGTCGGCCAATGGGCTTGACTATCCGGTCGTGGATACCCACCAGGATAGCTGCTACGACACACTCCACGTTATCCCACCGCCCGCGCCGGGCCAGCCGTTCTTCGGCCAAGACGCCCAGTTCAACGGCAATCAGCCGTCGTACCGGAAGAACGGCGACGGCACGGTGACGGACCTGAACACAGGCCTGATGTGGGTGCAGGAGCGCGGCGTTATGACGTCGGCGGACAGCGCCATATCGGGCGCGGCCGACTGCCGGATCGGAGGCTATTCGGACTGGCGGCTGCCGAACGCCAAGGAGCTGCAGTCCGTCGTGGACTACACGCGCGCGCCTGCGGCCATCAACTCGTCCCAGCGCGGGCCGGCAATCGACACGTCGGTCTTCGCAATCACCGCCATAACCAACGAGCGCGGGGACACTGACTACCCGTGGTTTTGGACCGGCACGACCCATCTCGACGGGCCGCTTGGCTCACAGTACACGCCGGCGGTCTACGTCACGTTCGGCCGGGCCTCGGGCTGGATGATGCTCCCCGGCAACTCGTACTATTCGTTCCTCGACGTGCACGGTGCCGGGGCGCAGCGGTCCGACCCCAAGCGCGGCAGCCCGAAAGACTTCTACCTCGGCCTCGACTCGCTGGGCGATTCGGTATTCGGCCGGGGTCCGCAGGGCGACTGCATCCACATCGAGAACTACGTCCGGCTGGTCCGCAACGCCGGCGCCGGCATAGAACAAGGGCACAGCGCGCTGCCTGGCCGCGACCGCCCGACATTTACCGCATGCCCCAACCCGTTCCGCACCCAGACAGCTATCAGCCTACAGCTAACGGCTAACAGCCCGGCGCGGATAGCGGTGTGCGATGCGTCCGGCCGCATCATCCGCTCGTTCGCTATTCGCAAATCGCCATTCGCCAATCGTTATTCAGTAACCTGGGACGGTGCCGACGGCAGCGGCAGTCGCGTCAGCCCGGGCGTCTGCTTCTTCAGGCTCGACTGCGCTGGGACCGCTGCTGAAGCCAAGCTGCTCAAGCTGGACTAGCGGTCAGCAACGACAAACGGTGTGACAAAGGGCGGGGACTGAATCGCGATCGTTCTTCATGGGTCAGCGCCGGTCCCGCACTCAACCCAGGAAAGCATCATGCGTTTGATGCACTGCGACTCCTTGTGGCAGCCGGAGCACCGCAAGTTTGACGGCTACCGGAGCATCTAAATAGCGGTATGGGCATATTATCAGTACTTCTTCTGAGCTTCGCGCTGAGGTCGACCGTAGCTCAGGTCCCGAGTTCCGGCATCAGCGCCATGCAGTTGGATCTGCCGGCCATGACACTCATCAAGAGCGGGGATTTTGTGATGGGTGACCATTATGGCTATGTTGACACGGCACATCCGAGCGACGAGGTTCCTCTGCATACGGTCCATATAGACTCTTTCTACATCGGCACTTACATCACCACCAATCAGGAGTACTGCGACTATCTGAACTCCGCGTATGGGCAGGGGCTCATCCATGTAAACAACAACATCGTCTATCCGGTGGGCGACACTCACATGCTATACCTCACCCATCAGGATTCGGTGTACTACAGCATCGGCTGGAACGGCAGCACGTTCTCGGTCGTCGATTTCAGGGCTAAGCACCCGGTCGTGGGTGTGCTGTGGCTGGGCACGGCCGCGTACTGCAACTGGTTGAGCCAGCAGGAGGGATTCTCCCAGTGCTACGACCTTTCGACCGGGAAGTGCGATTTCACCAGGAACGGCTTCCGGCTGCCCACCGAGGCGGAATGGGAATACGCCGGCAGGGGCGGGCAGTACAATCCATACTACATCTATCCCTGGGGGAATGACACGACGAACCCGGCCATCGCCAACTGGCCAAGTTCCGGCGACCCGTATGAAACGGGTCCGTATCCGTATACTACGCCGGTCGGATTCTACGACGGGTCGCTGAGGCGGAAATCCGACTACAACTGGCCCGGCAGTGATACGACCTACCAGACGGCAAACGGAGGCAACGCGTACGGCCTTTACGACATGGCGGGCAATGTCTGGGAGTTCATCAACGACTGGTACAACAAGGACTACTACAGCGTCAGCCCCTATTCCAATCCGCCTGGTCCGGACACGGGCTCAACCATGCCCGATGGGAAACCCTGCCACGGCATGAGGGGCGGGAATTGGTGGAGCGGGACCTTTGGCTGGTCGCGAGTCTCGAACCGCGACCCTTCGTACTACCGCGGGCCGGGGAACGACTGGTTCCACGTCGGATTCCGGGTCGCTCGTCCCTTGCGTGGGGCGGGCGTCGACGATGGCGCTGTGACAACTCCGCGCCTCAAGCTGCTGGCGAACAATCCCAATCCGTTCCGTTTCTCAACCCGCCTCACGTACAGCGTTCCGTCAACGGGGCTCGTGACGCTGCGGGTGTACGACGTCCTGGGGCACGAGGTGGCGACGCTGGTCAACGCGACGAAGCAGCCCGGCTCCTACGCCGTACAATGGGATGCGCGCAGAAACGCGGCAGGCGTTTACTCGTGCCGTTTGCAGGCCGGCGGTGAGACGACGACCCGCACACTGCAACTGGTCAAGTAATCTTGTACCGACAACCATGAAACCACAAGGAGATGCGATGGCGAGGAAGAGTCTGTTTGTGCTTCTGCTGCTGGTGCTGGGTCACCAATCGCTGTTCGGACAGCCGCGCACAGTCGGCCTGTTTCTGAACGACACGACCCAGGCCTACAAGGGCTATACGCTGTTCTATCCGAAGCTGTACAAGTCAACCTACCTGATCAACAACGAAGGGCGCCTGGTCCACAAGTGGTCGAGGAGCACCTATGCACCGGGCCAGGCGGTTTTCATCCTTTCCAACGGCAATCTCCTGCGGACGTGCAGCGTAGTGAACGACTCGGTCAACACCGGCGGCGGTGAGGGCGGAAGGGTCGAGGAATACACGTGGGATGACTCGCTGGTCTGGCAGTTCGATTACTCGACCTCGACCTACATGACTCACCATGATATTCGCCAGCTCCCCAACGGGAATATCATCATGATCGCCTGCGAGAAGAAGACCATTCCCGAGGTCATCCAGGCCGGTTTCGACACGAGCAAGTTCTCGGCCGAGTTCTACCAGAACGGCTACCTTCTTCCCGACTACGTCATCGAAGTCCAGCCCACGTTCCCATCGGGCGGCAACATCGTCTGGGCATGGCACGTCTGGGACCACCTCATCCAGGACTTCGACTCGACCAAGTCGAACTACGGCGTGGTCTCCAGCCACCCGGAGCTCATCAGTTGTGACGCGCCGGGCGGGAGCGGGACCCTGGCCTGCTTTTGGAACCACATGAACGCCATCTACTACAACGCGAAGTTCGACCAGATTTGTCTGAGCGTGCGCGGCAACAGCGAGGTGTGGGTCATCGACCACTCGACGACGACCGTCCAGGCAGCCGGCCATTCCGGAGGAAAGTACGGCCACGGCGGAGACCTGCTGTACCGCTGGGGAAATCCGGCAGAATACAAGCTGGGCAACCAGAGCAACGAGATGCTCTTTCAGCAGCACGACGCGCACTGGGTTGACTCAGGCTGTCCGGGCGCCGGCGACATGCTCTGTTTCAACAACGGCGAAGGCC from bacterium includes:
- a CDS encoding sigma-70 family RNA polymerase sigma factor produces the protein MTSPDSLSDRDAALVAQVARGDEAAFEELVGRHQHSVFNTIHRYVGDRSAADDIAQEVFVIVWNKAGTFKGKSSFATWLYRIVVNQCLQFRRRRQRRPAAVSIDAMDAESPPDALQVGDGREQAERTAAVRRALAELPDRQRIALVLSHYEGHTYTEIAEMMGTSVPSVESLIFRAKDELRRKLIGLRSRP
- a CDS encoding zf-HC2 domain-containing protein, which translates into the protein MMNCSDVRKKLAAFSDGGLDPAAKELVSRHLDSCPGCREELVQLQQLDSELDRFAAVEPEPYFSTRVRQRIAARQAHRRSPWFGRVLVPTGAVGAILFAALVGTSLGKTVYGWRTSARTTTQVAGTSLSVLDVPESGSLAQFSERLFPGGGNE
- a CDS encoding periplasmic heavy metal sensor, with the translated sequence MNRKLLVVGLVVSVLINLVAIFTFGSFWREESRRRHGPPPAPAAGNPQQSLGALKERFQLTDAQMDTMRALFEFRRTTQRPVRDRLEAQQAEILRLLQEPELNQARVDSLLQGVIAAQDSLEAGALGVMLRMRNALTPEQRLRLPELFRDLQQAGQQPQSGSRPGPDKEPGKGPRPGPGGEPRPGQMPSEGPGPGQPPPAGPGHK
- a CDS encoding DUF1566 domain-containing protein, with product MSRHVAARIAAILALALVLSANGLDYPVVDTHQDSCYDTLHVIPPPAPGQPFFGQDAQFNGNQPSYRKNGDGTVTDLNTGLMWVQERGVMTSADSAISGAADCRIGGYSDWRLPNAKELQSVVDYTRAPAAINSSQRGPAIDTSVFAITAITNERGDTDYPWFWTGTTHLDGPLGSQYTPAVYVTFGRASGWMMLPGNSYYSFLDVHGAGAQRSDPKRGSPKDFYLGLDSLGDSVFGRGPQGDCIHIENYVRLVRNAGAGIEQGHSALPGRDRPTFTACPNPFRTQTAISLQLTANSPARIAVCDASGRIIRSFAIRKSPFANRYSVTWDGADGSGSRVSPGVCFFRLDCAGTAAEAKLLKLD
- a CDS encoding SUMF1/EgtB/PvdO family nonheme iron enzyme; its protein translation is MGILSVLLLSFALRSTVAQVPSSGISAMQLDLPAMTLIKSGDFVMGDHYGYVDTAHPSDEVPLHTVHIDSFYIGTYITTNQEYCDYLNSAYGQGLIHVNNNIVYPVGDTHMLYLTHQDSVYYSIGWNGSTFSVVDFRAKHPVVGVLWLGTAAYCNWLSQQEGFSQCYDLSTGKCDFTRNGFRLPTEAEWEYAGRGGQYNPYYIYPWGNDTTNPAIANWPSSGDPYETGPYPYTTPVGFYDGSLRRKSDYNWPGSDTTYQTANGGNAYGLYDMAGNVWEFINDWYNKDYYSVSPYSNPPGPDTGSTMPDGKPCHGMRGGNWWSGTFGWSRVSNRDPSYYRGPGNDWFHVGFRVARPLRGAGVDDGAVTTPRLKLLANNPNPFRFSTRLTYSVPSTGLVTLRVYDVLGHEVATLVNATKQPGSYAVQWDARRNAAGVYSCRLQAGGETTTRTLQLVK
- a CDS encoding aryl-sulfate sulfotransferase → MARKSLFVLLLLVLGHQSLFGQPRTVGLFLNDTTQAYKGYTLFYPKLYKSTYLINNEGRLVHKWSRSTYAPGQAVFILSNGNLLRTCSVVNDSVNTGGGEGGRVEEYTWDDSLVWQFDYSTSTYMTHHDIRQLPNGNIIMIACEKKTIPEVIQAGFDTSKFSAEFYQNGYLLPDYVIEVQPTFPSGGNIVWAWHVWDHLIQDFDSTKSNYGVVSSHPELISCDAPGGSGTLACFWNHMNAIYYNAKFDQICLSVRGNSEVWVIDHSTTTVQAAGHSGGKYGHGGDLLYRWGNPAEYKLGNQSNEMLFQQHDAHWVDSGCPGAGDMLCFNNGEGRNYSSIDQFTPPVDTAGVYHRGSGQAFGPTALSWTFVYTPPESMFAQDISSAQREPNGNTLICNGPLGRFFEVTSAGTIVWKYVNPVVQNGPLHYNDSIPHDPHKSDQLQNDEFRVQRYAPTYAAFNGKDLTPGDPVELGGFAVAEPASTLVPASARFLAGPSAFRDNATIAFSLPEAAEVELAVYDCRGALVTVLGRGPLSAGSHRFAWHAGSSPNGVYVCRLRTGTVTLSEKLLKLD